A DNA window from Arachis duranensis cultivar V14167 chromosome 3, aradu.V14167.gnm2.J7QH, whole genome shotgun sequence contains the following coding sequences:
- the LOC107476797 gene encoding LOW QUALITY PROTEIN: UDP-glycosyltransferase 89A2-like (The sequence of the model RefSeq protein was modified relative to this genomic sequence to represent the inferred CDS: inserted 1 base in 1 codon) produces MINFILHLIGRQTSIQFFTHHKAIKKEKNEDMSCSSVNSNNTHILVFPYPAQGHILALLDLTHNLALRGLIITIIITPNNLPILKPLLTTHPTTIRTLTLPFPSHPTLPARVEHVRDVGNTGNYPFINALSKLQTPIIEWCRTHTNPPVALISDFFLGWTHQLADQLGIKRIAFHSSSALLAIIFHRTWPEAPALRARPVVEFPDLLGAPSFRNEHLPSLLRLYKESESESEFVRESMIANTTKSWGYIFNTSRALEGPYLEHVSKIMGHSRVFGVGPLCLIGVGGGFNRVDRSPNTGSGNVLEWLDGCEEDGSVLYVCFGSQKLLRKELMEALAAGLERSGTRFVWVVKEATTAEHVEKGYGSVPDXFEDRVLGRGLLVRGWAPQVSILGHRAVGGFLSHCGWNSVLEAVAAGVALLGWPMEADQFVNAWWLVEVMGVAVMVSDGADSLFDPDDLGRVIHQSMGADSIQKERSKALREEAIKAVGGSGSSSKELHELVEALKQLK; encoded by the exons atgaTAAACTTCATTCTTCATCTCATCGGCAGACAAACCTCGATTCAATTCTTTACACACCACAaagcaataaaaaaagaaaaaaacgaaGACATGTCTTGTTCTTCCGTCAACAGTAACAACACTCACATCCTGGTGTTCCCATACCCAGCTCAAGGCCACATCCTAGCACTCCTAGACCTCACCCACAATTTAGCTCTAAGAGGTCTAATCATAACCATAATAATCACACCGAACAACCTCCCAATCCTCAAACCCCTCTTAACAACCCACCCAACAACCATCCGTACACTCACACTCCCTTTCCCTTCTCACCCTACCCTTCCGGCGCGTGTAGAACACGTCCGCGATGTTGGTAACACTGGAAATTACCCCTTCATCAACGCCCTCTCTAAGCTCCAAACTCCAATCATTGAGTGGTGTAGGACCCACACTAACCCCCCTGTGGCTCTTATCTCCGATTTCTTCCTTGGCTGGACTCACCAACTCGCTGACCAACTCGGTATCAAGAGAATCGCCTTTCACTCCAGCTCCGCTCTCTTGGCCATCATCTTCCACCGCACCTGGCCGGAGGCGCCGGCACTCAGAGCCCGTCCGGTGGTGGAGTTCCCTGACCTGCTCGGAGCCCCGTCGTTTAGGAACGAGCACCTTCCGTCGCTTCTACGACTCTATAAAGAATCGGAATCGGAATCAGAGTTCGTGAGGGAGAGCATGATCGCTAACACGACCAAAAGTTGGGGTTACATATTCAACACGTCACGTGCGCTGGAGGGTCCATATTTGGAGCACGTGAGCAAAATAATGGGACATTCGCGGGTTTTTGGGGTGGGCCCCTTGTGTTTGATTGGAGTTGGTGGCGGGTTTAATCGTGTCGATCGGAGCCCGAATACCGGATCCGGTAATGTTTTGGAGTGGCTTGATGGGTGTGAGGAAGATGGATCGGTTTTGTATGTGTGCTTTGGGAGTCAAAAGCTGTTGAGGAAGGAGCTCATGGAGGCCTTGGCGGCCGGGTTGGAAAGGTCAGGGACCCGATTCGTTTGGGTGGTGAAGGAGGCAACCACAGCAGAGCACGTGGAGAAAGGGTACGGGTCAGTGCCGG GGTTTGAGGATCGGGTTTTGGGTCGGGGCCTACTTGTGAGGGGATGGGCTCCACAAGTGAGCATTTTGGGTCATCGAGCTGTGGGTGGGTTCCTGAGCCATTGTGGGTGGAATTCAGTGTTGGAGGCGGTAGCAGCTGGGGTTGCTTTATTGGGATGGCCAATGGAGGCTGACCAATTTGTTAATGCATGGTGGTTGGTGGAGGTTATGGGAGTTGCTGTGATGGTATCTGATGGGGCAGATTCTCTGTTTGACCCGGATGATCTGGGTCGGGTCATACATCAGTCCATGGGTGCGGATAGCATCCAAAAGGAAAGGTCAAAAGCATTGAGAGAGGAAGCTATTAAGGCTGTCGGTGGCAGTGGAAGCTCCTCCAAGGAGTTACATGAGCTGGTTGAAGCACTAAAGCAATTGAAGTGa
- the LOC107476796 gene encoding E3 ubiquitin-protein ligase BIG BROTHER, with the protein MSWNPHMEIHHYNNISYPYSTAGSFIEYFEGLTYEHVNFIFSGASHAQESSYPSTTSFYKFGLSEPDSTSYYRYNHGYDVNHHHEPLVDEYRRPLENSTTVNEHTAAVNTEWGEGVNNTTRDNSIECPRRHHSNSNDYQVVWQDSIDPDNMTYEELLELGEAVGTQSRGLTQEQISMLPVSKYKCGFFSRKKSKDERCVICQMEYKRGDKRITLPCKHLYHASCGARWLSINKACPICYREVF; encoded by the exons ATGAGTTGGAATCCACACATGGAAATCCACCATTACAATAACATCAGCTATCCCTATAGTACAGCAGGAAGCTTTATTGAATATTTCGAAGGTCTCACATATGAACATGTCAATTTCATCTTTTCTGGTGCATCACATGCTCAG GAAAGTTCATACCCTTCAACTACAAGCTTTTATAAGTTTGGACTTTCTGAACCTGACAGCACTTCATACTATCGTTATAATCATGGTTATGATGTAAATCATCATCATGAACCACTGGTTGACGAATATAGGAGGCCTTTGGAAAACTCAACGACTGTCAATGAGCATACTGCAGCTGTAAATACAGAATGGGGAGAAGGGGTAAACAATACCACACGAGACAATTCTATTGAGT GTCCACGAAGACATCATAGTAATTCCAATGATTATCAG GTTGTTTGGCAAGACAGTATTGATCCTGACAACATGACCTACGAG GAACTACTTGAATTAGGTGAAGCTGTTGGAACCCAAAGCCGTGGTCTTACCCAAGAGCAGATTTCGATGCTTCCAGTTTCAAAGTACAAGTGTGGGTTCTTCTCAAGGAAGAAGTCGAAGGATGAGAG GTGTGTGATTTGCCAGATGGAGTATAAAAGAGGGGACAAGCGGATCACTTTGCCTTGTAAACATCTCTATCATGCTAGTTGCGGGGCCAGATGGCTTAGCATCAATAAG GCTTGTCCTATATGTTACAGGGAAGTGTTTTAG